In a single window of the Shumkonia mesophila genome:
- a CDS encoding RelA/SpoT family protein, with amino-acid sequence MIRQFELVERVLAYDPDADEDALNRAYVFAMKAHGSQKRASGDPYFSHPIEAAGILTDYRLDTASIITALLHDTIEDTSATIDDITKHFGPDVARLVDGVTKLTRIEMPSDHAKQAENFRKLVLAMSKDIRVLLVKLADRLHNMRTLHYISNPEKRQRIARETMEIYTPLAERIGMQELKSELEDLAFAELNPDARNSIMARLDFLREQSGGAIPIIVKQLESLLAEGGVKASVSGREKKPYSIWRKMQRNNINFEQLSDIMAFRLLVDSLDDVYRTLGVIHNAYPVVPGRFKDYVSTPKPNGYRSVHTGVFGPKGERIEIQIRTHEMHEVAERGVAAHWNYKQGAGSTEGPQYRWLRELLDILDQASGPEEFLENTKLEMFQDQVFCFTPKGDLISLPRGSTPVDFAYAVHSQVGDTCVGAKINGRIRPLKVELRNGDQVEVLTSKAQTPSPEWERFVVTGRARARIRRFIRSKEREQYVQLGRAILQKAFRDAGYEFADKALEGVLKVFKANTPDDICAGVGAGNLAGREVVETVYPGVREKRLGSEKVVPIGRARNRAKGRDPAVPIVGLIPGMAVHFAGCCHPLPGDRIVGIIATGRGVTIHTIDCRELEGLSDQPERWLDVSWDTQGEVESHVGRITLTLLNTPGSLGTVSNLIAKNDGNINNLRIVNRSPDFFEMLMDIEVKDLKHLTNIIAALRASPVINDVERARG; translated from the coding sequence TCATCACAGCCCTGCTGCACGACACCATCGAAGACACGTCGGCGACGATCGACGACATCACCAAGCATTTCGGTCCCGACGTGGCGCGCCTGGTTGACGGCGTCACCAAGCTGACGCGCATCGAGATGCCGTCCGACCACGCCAAGCAGGCGGAAAACTTCCGCAAGCTGGTGCTGGCCATGTCGAAGGACATCCGCGTCCTTCTGGTCAAGCTGGCCGACCGGCTGCACAACATGCGCACCCTCCACTACATCTCCAATCCGGAAAAGCGCCAGCGCATCGCCCGCGAGACGATGGAGATCTATACGCCGCTGGCCGAGCGCATCGGCATGCAGGAGCTCAAGAGCGAGCTCGAGGACCTGGCCTTCGCCGAGCTCAACCCCGACGCCCGCAACTCGATTATGGCCCGCCTCGATTTCCTGCGCGAACAGAGCGGCGGGGCGATCCCGATCATCGTCAAACAGTTAGAATCGCTGCTGGCCGAGGGCGGTGTCAAGGCCAGCGTGTCGGGGCGCGAGAAGAAGCCCTATTCGATCTGGCGCAAGATGCAGCGCAACAACATCAATTTCGAGCAGCTCTCCGACATCATGGCGTTCCGCCTGCTGGTCGATTCTCTGGACGACGTCTACCGGACGCTGGGCGTCATCCACAACGCCTATCCGGTGGTTCCCGGCCGCTTCAAGGATTACGTCAGCACGCCCAAGCCCAACGGCTATCGCTCGGTGCATACCGGCGTGTTCGGCCCCAAGGGCGAGCGCATCGAGATCCAGATCCGCACCCACGAGATGCACGAGGTGGCAGAGCGCGGCGTCGCCGCCCACTGGAACTACAAGCAGGGGGCCGGCAGCACCGAAGGGCCGCAGTACCGCTGGCTGCGCGAGCTCTTGGACATCCTGGACCAGGCCTCCGGCCCCGAGGAGTTCCTGGAAAACACCAAGCTCGAGATGTTCCAGGATCAGGTGTTCTGCTTCACGCCCAAGGGCGACCTCATCAGCCTGCCGCGCGGCTCGACTCCGGTCGACTTCGCCTATGCCGTCCATTCCCAGGTCGGCGATACCTGCGTCGGCGCCAAGATCAACGGCCGCATCCGGCCGCTCAAGGTCGAGTTGCGCAACGGCGACCAGGTCGAGGTCCTGACCTCGAAGGCGCAGACGCCGTCGCCGGAATGGGAGCGCTTCGTGGTCACCGGCCGGGCCCGGGCCCGCATCCGCCGGTTCATCCGCTCCAAGGAGCGCGAGCAGTACGTCCAGCTCGGCCGCGCCATCCTGCAGAAAGCCTTCCGCGACGCGGGCTACGAGTTTGCCGACAAGGCGCTGGAAGGCGTGCTCAAGGTCTTCAAGGCGAACACGCCGGACGATATCTGCGCCGGCGTGGGCGCCGGCAACCTGGCCGGGCGCGAGGTGGTCGAGACGGTCTACCCGGGGGTGCGCGAGAAGCGCCTGGGTTCGGAAAAGGTGGTGCCGATCGGCCGCGCCCGCAATCGCGCCAAGGGCAGGGACCCGGCGGTGCCGATCGTCGGCCTCATTCCCGGCATGGCCGTCCACTTCGCCGGATGCTGCCATCCGCTGCCGGGGGATCGTATCGTCGGCATCATCGCCACCGGCCGCGGAGTCACCATCCATACCATCGATTGCCGCGAGCTCGAGGGGCTGAGCGACCAGCCGGAACGCTGGCTCGACGTGTCGTGGGACACCCAGGGCGAGGTGGAAAGCCACGTCGGGCGCATCACGCTCACCCTGCTCAACACGCCGGGCAGTCTCGGCACGGTGTCCAACCTGATCGCCAAGAACGACGGCAACATCAACAACCTCCGGATCGTCAACCGCTCGCCCGATTTCTTCGAGATGCTGATGGACATCGAAGTCAAGGATCTCAAGCATCTGACCAACATCATCGCGGCGCTCCGCGCCTCGCCGGTGATCAACGACGTCGAGCGGGCCCGCGGTTGA